The segment GCGCGCGCTAGATATGGCACAAATCTCGCGTCTCCGCCACTTGTCGCACCGTTTGCGCTTGGCATTTGCACGCTGTGTGTCGCGTCGAAAATCACAGGCGCGAACTCACGCATTATCGGGAAACTTCGCATATCTACGACCAAATTTCCGTATCCAAAGGTGCTTCCCCTCTCGCACAGCCACACGCCGTTTTCTTTGGCAGCCTCGTAACCTGCGCTTTTTACGCCACGCGTTTCAAGGACTTTTTTCACGCTGTGATTCATCGCCTGCGGTGCGAGAAATTGCCCTTTTTTGATATTTACTACCGCTTTTGTTTTAGCAGCGGCTACGAGCAAATCAGTCTGTCGGCACAAAAACGCCGGGATTTGCAACGCATCAGCGACCTCCGCCACAGGCGCAGCTTGATTGCTTTCGTGAATGTCGGTTAGGATTTTAAATCCAAATTTTTCCTTCACTTCGGCTAGTATTTCGCAGCCCTTTTTAAGCCCTGGACCACGGAAGCTTGCGATACTCGTGCGGTTTGCCTTATCAAAACTGCTTTTAAAATAAAAATCGATCCCGTCCATTTCGTGAAATTTGCGAAGCTTCTCAGCCACCGCGAAAATTAGCTCTTTGCTTTCGATGACGCAAGGTCCTGCGATTAAAATCATTTTCTATCCTTTGTTTAAATTTCGGCTATTTTAACCAAATTTAATTAATAATTAATCTTAATACGGCTTGCCAAACATCTTCTCGTAATGCTCGTAAAATCGCTTGTAGTAGGGGTTGGAGTAGCGTTTGCGCATGCCGTAATTATAGCACTCGATTGTGTCTTTTATATTTTTGTTTTTGGCGTTCCAGCATTTGCGCAGGATTTTGGCGCATTTTGTGAGATTATAAACGGGGTTGAAGATATAATCAATCTCGCTTTTGTCGAAATTTACGGCGTTTAGCTGCCCAAGTCCCACATCGATAGGAAAGCCGTCTTCGTAGAGTTCTTTTGCGATTTGGATTGCGTAGGCTTCGTTTATGGGGTGGATCGCCACGACCCATTTGGAGCGATTCAGGCTGTAATTGCTAGTGCGAATTCGCGCATTTGGACTGCTTAGGGTGGCGAAATAATCGGCGTTTGCTTTGTTTGTGAGAAAT is part of the Campylobacter sp. VBCF_01 NA2 genome and harbors:
- the kdsA gene encoding 3-deoxy-8-phosphooctulonate synthase — protein: MILIAGPCVIESKELIFAVAEKLRKFHEMDGIDFYFKSSFDKANRTSIASFRGPGLKKGCEILAEVKEKFGFKILTDIHESNQAAPVAEVADALQIPAFLCRQTDLLVAAAKTKAVVNIKKGQFLAPQAMNHSVKKVLETRGVKSAGYEAAKENGVWLCERGSTFGYGNLVVDMRSFPIMREFAPVIFDATHSVQMPSANGATSGGDARFVPYLARAAASVGVDGFFYETHLNPCEALCDGPNMLNLDELEKNINEILAIKRALNFEI
- a CDS encoding transglycosylase SLT domain-containing protein, coding for MRNFILILFFSLRLFGYSHADITNSIAYVATNEGVKPEILYTIVKIESDFNPFAISFLTNKANADYFATLSSPNARIRTSNYSLNRSKWVVAIHPINEAYAIQIAKELYEDGFPIDVGLGQLNAVNFDKSEIDYIFNPVYNLTKCAKILRKCWNAKNKNIKDTIECYNYGMRKRYSNPYYKRFYEHYEKMFGKPY